Proteins encoded together in one uncultured Sphaerochaeta sp. window:
- a CDS encoding RnfABCDGE type electron transport complex subunit B, whose product MNIVMAIIVVAVLGGLFGFGLSYAEKKLAVKKDPKALALEPIMPGANCGVCGYAGCAAYAAAVALGEAPIGLCSPGGPDLVTKMAEIMGQKVEASGETRRKVAHVMCRGNVDVSSQDYKYEGLEDCNAAFLLFGGDYGCKSACLHLGSCIKVCPTGAISRDAEGYIIVDEKKCISCEKCVQICPTGAMHMIYEDSDYVIECNSHEPGGKVRKVCTVGCIGCKICENKYPESGCKVDRFLSTFDQTLPHSQIADAAEACPTKCIIKR is encoded by the coding sequence CTATGCAGAAAAGAAATTGGCGGTCAAGAAGGATCCAAAGGCCTTGGCTCTTGAACCTATTATGCCTGGTGCTAACTGTGGTGTGTGTGGGTATGCAGGTTGTGCTGCGTATGCTGCAGCTGTCGCCCTTGGCGAAGCTCCAATTGGCCTCTGTAGTCCTGGTGGTCCCGACTTGGTGACTAAAATGGCAGAGATCATGGGACAGAAGGTTGAAGCTTCCGGGGAAACGAGAAGAAAAGTGGCCCACGTTATGTGCCGTGGTAATGTTGATGTGAGTTCACAAGACTACAAATATGAAGGTCTTGAGGACTGTAATGCAGCATTTCTGCTCTTTGGTGGGGATTACGGTTGCAAATCAGCCTGTCTGCACCTCGGTTCCTGTATCAAGGTTTGTCCGACCGGTGCCATCAGCAGGGATGCTGAGGGATACATCATCGTTGATGAAAAGAAATGTATCAGCTGTGAAAAGTGTGTGCAGATCTGCCCAACGGGTGCTATGCACATGATTTATGAAGATAGTGACTATGTTATTGAATGCAACAGCCATGAACCGGGTGGAAAAGTACGAAAAGTATGTACAGTCGGTTGTATTGGTTGTAAAATCTGTGAAAACAAGTATCCTGAATCAGGATGCAAAGTTGACAGATTCCTTTCTACCTTCGATCAGACACTCCCACACAGCCAGATTGCTGATGCTGCAGAGGCGTGTCCGACCAAGTGTATCATCAAGCGGTAG